A single genomic interval of Microbacterium sp. LWO14-1.2 harbors:
- a CDS encoding ABC transporter permease: MSVPTQSDTTAPDGSALATGMPETATFRTAGADQPPRKTFWSQLAQAFAMFRNRKSIAGLIILGVFVLVAIFAPLIAPYGATQKDRTALRQPPSFEHWLGTTHMGEDVLSQIIFGTRGVVVVGFLSAIIATLIAITIGVIAGYVRGWKSESLSALTNVFLVIPGIPLIIIVASQFENPPLIVIAAVLGLTGWAWGARVLRAQTMSLRNRDFIQAARANGEPLRRIITVEMLPNLMALIASSFVGTVTAAILGLTTLAFIGVIPVSNLNWGTILFWAQQNGAFPRLWWWYVPAGLCIAIIGVALSLINFGIDEYVNPRLRSAGERARAMKKKGLNVNDPVTAVRSIPTPASAPPAPNDPHTENPK, encoded by the coding sequence ATGAGCGTCCCCACCCAGTCGGACACCACCGCACCCGACGGCAGCGCCCTCGCCACCGGGATGCCGGAGACGGCGACCTTCCGCACGGCCGGCGCCGACCAGCCCCCGCGCAAGACGTTCTGGTCGCAGTTGGCGCAGGCGTTCGCGATGTTCCGCAACCGCAAGTCCATCGCCGGCCTGATCATCCTCGGGGTGTTCGTGCTCGTGGCGATCTTCGCTCCGCTCATCGCGCCGTACGGGGCGACGCAGAAGGACCGCACGGCTCTGCGCCAGCCGCCCTCGTTCGAGCACTGGCTCGGCACCACCCACATGGGAGAGGACGTGCTCAGCCAGATCATCTTCGGCACCCGCGGCGTGGTCGTGGTCGGCTTCCTGTCGGCGATCATCGCGACCCTCATCGCCATCACGATCGGCGTGATCGCCGGATACGTGCGCGGGTGGAAGAGCGAGTCGCTGTCGGCGCTGACCAACGTGTTCCTCGTGATCCCCGGCATCCCGCTGATCATCATCGTCGCGTCGCAGTTCGAGAACCCACCGCTCATCGTGATCGCCGCCGTGCTCGGGCTCACCGGCTGGGCATGGGGCGCGCGCGTGCTGCGCGCGCAGACCATGTCGCTGCGCAACCGGGACTTCATCCAGGCGGCCCGTGCGAACGGCGAGCCGCTGCGGCGCATCATCACGGTCGAGATGCTGCCGAACCTCATGGCGCTCATCGCGTCGAGCTTCGTCGGCACCGTCACCGCCGCGATCCTCGGCCTCACCACGCTCGCCTTCATCGGCGTGATCCCCGTGAGCAACCTCAACTGGGGCACGATCCTCTTCTGGGCGCAGCAGAACGGCGCCTTCCCGCGGCTGTGGTGGTGGTACGTGCCGGCCGGACTCTGCATCGCGATCATCGGCGTCGCGCTCTCGCTCATCAACTTCGGCATCGACGAGTACGTCAACCCGCGACTGCGCTCCGCGGGCGAGCGGGCCCGAGCCATGAAGAAGAAGGGCTTGAACGTGAACGACCCGGTGACGGCGGTGCGCAGCATCCCGACCCCGGCGTCCGCGCCGCCCGCCCCGAACGACCCGCACACCGAGAACCCCAAGTGA
- a CDS encoding ABC transporter permease, with the protein MTTASPELGQTGLNPEDGRPDALEVGTTATAARKGRKIVPWRFFVGRAGFYLFTLWAAITINFFLPRFMKGDAVSSYLARNRNVSPEAAESLRILLGIDSDKSLWQQYVEYWATLLRGDLGISTLHGLRPVAEVLGAALPWTLGLVGLATIISFALGTVGGAIVGWKRGSRLDALIPITTFFNTIPYFWLGLIAIAVFSSTLKWFPSSHAYDKGQSPEWSLDFIGQVIVHGTLPAVTIIIASLGGWMLGMRNMMLTVLDEDYITVAQAKGMPNRRVLWAYAARNAVLPQIQSFALSIGFIVGGTIVMEMVFSYPGVGKLLLDATNAKDFALMQGVFLVITLSVLIANILADIVYAYLDPRTRQTEA; encoded by the coding sequence GTGACCACCGCATCGCCCGAGCTCGGGCAGACCGGGTTGAATCCCGAGGACGGCAGGCCGGACGCGCTGGAGGTCGGCACCACGGCGACCGCCGCCCGGAAGGGCCGCAAGATCGTGCCGTGGCGCTTCTTCGTGGGGCGCGCCGGCTTCTACCTGTTCACCCTGTGGGCGGCCATCACGATCAACTTCTTCCTGCCGCGGTTCATGAAGGGCGACGCGGTCAGCTCGTACCTCGCCCGCAACCGCAACGTCAGTCCCGAGGCGGCGGAATCCCTCCGCATCCTGCTCGGCATCGACTCCGACAAGTCGCTGTGGCAGCAGTACGTCGAGTACTGGGCCACCCTGCTCCGCGGCGACCTCGGCATCTCGACGCTGCACGGCCTGCGGCCCGTGGCCGAGGTGCTCGGTGCCGCGCTGCCGTGGACCCTCGGCCTCGTCGGCCTCGCGACGATCATCTCGTTCGCGCTGGGCACGGTGGGCGGCGCGATCGTCGGGTGGAAGCGGGGGAGCCGGCTCGACGCCCTCATCCCGATCACGACGTTCTTCAACACCATCCCGTACTTCTGGCTCGGTCTCATCGCGATCGCGGTGTTCTCGTCGACCCTGAAGTGGTTCCCGTCGTCGCACGCCTACGACAAGGGGCAGTCGCCGGAGTGGAGCCTCGACTTCATCGGCCAGGTCATCGTGCATGGCACGCTGCCCGCGGTCACCATCATCATCGCCTCGCTCGGCGGCTGGATGCTGGGCATGCGCAACATGATGCTGACCGTGCTCGACGAGGACTACATCACCGTCGCGCAGGCCAAGGGCATGCCGAACCGCCGGGTGCTGTGGGCCTACGCCGCCCGCAACGCGGTGCTGCCGCAGATCCAGAGCTTCGCGCTGTCGATCGGCTTCATCGTCGGCGGCACCATCGTCATGGAGATGGTGTTCAGCTACCCCGGCGTCGGCAAGCTGCTGCTCGACGCCACCAACGCGAAGGACTTCGCTCTCATGCAGGGCGTGTTCCTCGTGATAACCCTGTCGGTGCTGATCGCCAACATCCTCGCCGACATCGTCTACGCATACCTCGACCCGCGCACGCGCCAGACGGAGGCCTGA
- a CDS encoding ATP-binding cassette domain-containing protein translates to MTTLEFANVTKVYNVRGAGQLRALDDVSFTLTSGRTIGLVGQSGSGKSTIAKILTQLETPTSGEVRLDGKPIPRRGKGLRAYRQQLRMVFQDPFASLNPYHSIRYHLERPIRLDDVVPKKETEAEVRRLLERVRLDADAVIDRRPHELSGGQRQRVAIARALASRPTLLVADEPVSMLDVSIRLGVLTLLADLQREEGLGVLYITHDLATARHFSDEIMVLNQGRVVEYGDADDVILDPQDPYTRELRAASPDPEKHFASAGHHGVGNPGGAQ, encoded by the coding sequence ATGACCACCCTCGAATTCGCGAACGTCACGAAGGTCTACAACGTCCGAGGAGCCGGGCAGCTCAGGGCCCTCGACGACGTCAGCTTCACCCTCACCTCCGGCCGCACGATCGGACTCGTCGGGCAGTCGGGCAGCGGCAAGTCGACGATCGCGAAGATCCTGACCCAGCTCGAGACGCCGACCAGCGGAGAGGTGCGCCTCGACGGCAAGCCGATCCCGCGGCGCGGCAAGGGCCTGCGCGCCTACCGTCAGCAGCTGCGCATGGTCTTCCAGGATCCGTTCGCCTCGCTCAACCCGTACCACTCCATCCGGTACCACCTGGAGCGCCCCATCCGCCTCGACGACGTCGTGCCGAAGAAGGAGACCGAGGCCGAGGTGCGCCGCCTCCTCGAGCGCGTGCGCCTCGACGCGGATGCCGTGATCGACCGCCGTCCGCACGAGCTGTCCGGCGGTCAGCGTCAGCGGGTCGCTATCGCGCGCGCCCTGGCATCCCGCCCGACACTGCTCGTCGCCGACGAGCCCGTGTCGATGCTCGACGTGTCGATCCGCCTCGGGGTGCTCACGCTGCTCGCCGACCTGCAGCGCGAGGAGGGGCTCGGGGTGCTGTACATCACGCACGACCTCGCGACGGCCCGTCACTTCAGTGACGAGATCATGGTGCTGAACCAGGGTCGCGTCGTCGAGTACGGCGACGCCGACGACGTCATCCTCGACCCGCAGGACCCGTACACCCGCGAGCTGCGGGCGGCATCGCCCGATCCCGAGAAGCACTTCGCCTCGGCCGGACACCACGGCGTCGGCAACCCAGGAGGAGCCCAGTGA
- a CDS encoding ABC transporter ATP-binding protein produces the protein MSEPLLSVRDFSVVYDVDPPVEAVRNVTLELQRGEILGLAGESGCGKTTLAYGVQRLLRAPAVIAGGSVTFHDASGVDVDVNALDVEAMQRFRWDKVSMVFQGAMNALNPVATIGSQLEDVFEIHRPDMTRRQRRAEAEDLLEIVKVGRQRIASFPHELSGGMRQRVMIAMALALRPQLMVMDEPTTALDVLVQREILKQISQLRHEFGFSVIFITHDLPLLLEISDRIAIMRAGEIVELAPAEQIWTDPQHEYTRTLLSSFPRLTGERGVLTR, from the coding sequence ATGTCAGAACCCCTGCTCAGCGTGCGCGACTTCTCGGTCGTGTACGACGTCGATCCACCCGTCGAGGCGGTGAGGAACGTCACGCTCGAACTGCAGCGCGGCGAGATCCTCGGCCTCGCCGGAGAGAGCGGATGCGGCAAGACCACCCTCGCGTACGGCGTGCAGCGTCTGCTGCGGGCACCGGCCGTGATCGCCGGAGGCAGCGTGACGTTCCACGATGCATCCGGGGTCGACGTCGACGTGAACGCGCTCGACGTCGAGGCGATGCAGCGTTTCCGCTGGGACAAGGTGTCGATGGTGTTCCAGGGCGCGATGAACGCCCTGAACCCCGTGGCGACGATCGGATCGCAGCTCGAGGACGTCTTCGAGATCCACCGCCCCGACATGACCAGGCGCCAGCGGCGCGCAGAGGCCGAGGACCTGCTCGAGATCGTCAAGGTCGGCCGTCAGCGCATCGCCTCGTTCCCGCATGAGCTGTCGGGCGGCATGCGGCAGCGCGTGATGATCGCGATGGCGCTCGCGCTGCGTCCGCAGCTCATGGTCATGGACGAGCCGACCACCGCGCTCGACGTGCTCGTGCAGCGGGAGATCCTCAAGCAGATCTCGCAGCTGCGGCACGAGTTCGGCTTCTCGGTCATCTTCATCACCCACGACCTGCCGTTGCTGCTGGAGATCAGCGACCGCATCGCGATCATGCGGGCGGGCGAGATCGTCGAGCTGGCGCCGGCCGAGCAGATCTGGACCGACCCGCAGCACGAGTACACGAGGACGCTGCTGTCGTCGTTCCCGCGGCTGACGGGCGAGAGAGGAGTGCTGACGCGATGA
- a CDS encoding ABC transporter substrate-binding protein translates to MKLRKSLIAALAVGALGATVLAGCSSDGGSGDDSDGGAALTIAKPDGAITTESNNPFVGDSSASKYGYGKVIFETLGLVNQTGDRGVTPWLAESIEWNDDYTALTVVPRKDVTWSDGEPFTADDIVYTYELVSTPALDTAGLKFESATVDGDAVTLTFGESKFVNQARVLHVPIVPKHIWENLDDPATDPVKGDDLVGTGPYALSNWSTESVTLEARDDYWGGDLAVPELHYVSYGDNTALTTALSQGEADWAQAFIPQIQEQFLDADPEHNKFWAAPTTGSATLFMNLQQKPFDDVVFRQALAWVIDRDAYVDIAREGASEPVWSVTGLSSILDDEIQPEFQGQDYSVDAEKARDLLESAGYTWKDDALIDPDGTPVSFTLSVPSGWSDWNTAQELIAEDVKEGIGAEVKIDMPDWGGWADPRDNGTFSAIIHWLEDSGTAYGLYTSTMDPRWISPEGVAGFNFGRFDDPAATEALNAYANASSDEERTAALDILQKTFVAQVPAIPLGAHPLLGEFNTRNYVGWPSEEDPYASADPTQQNIVQILTKLKPAE, encoded by the coding sequence ATGAAGCTCAGAAAGTCCCTCATCGCCGCGCTCGCGGTCGGCGCCCTCGGCGCCACGGTCCTCGCAGGATGCTCGTCGGACGGAGGGTCCGGCGACGACTCCGACGGCGGCGCCGCCCTCACGATCGCGAAGCCCGACGGCGCGATCACCACCGAGTCGAACAACCCCTTCGTCGGCGACTCGTCGGCGTCGAAGTACGGCTACGGCAAGGTCATCTTCGAGACCCTCGGCCTCGTCAACCAGACCGGCGACCGCGGCGTCACCCCCTGGCTCGCCGAGAGCATCGAGTGGAACGACGACTACACCGCGCTGACCGTCGTCCCCCGCAAGGACGTCACCTGGAGCGACGGCGAGCCCTTCACCGCCGACGACATCGTCTACACCTACGAGCTCGTCTCGACGCCCGCGCTCGACACCGCCGGCCTGAAGTTCGAGAGCGCCACCGTCGACGGAGACGCCGTGACCCTCACCTTCGGCGAGTCGAAGTTCGTGAACCAGGCGCGCGTGCTGCACGTGCCGATCGTTCCCAAGCACATCTGGGAGAACCTCGACGACCCGGCCACCGACCCCGTCAAGGGCGACGACCTGGTCGGCACCGGACCCTACGCGCTCTCGAACTGGTCGACCGAGTCGGTCACCCTCGAGGCTCGCGACGATTACTGGGGCGGCGACCTGGCCGTGCCCGAGCTGCACTACGTCTCGTACGGCGACAACACGGCGCTGACGACCGCGCTGTCGCAGGGCGAGGCTGATTGGGCGCAGGCGTTCATCCCGCAGATCCAGGAGCAGTTCCTCGACGCCGACCCCGAGCACAACAAGTTCTGGGCGGCCCCGACGACGGGTTCCGCGACCCTGTTCATGAACCTGCAGCAGAAGCCGTTCGACGACGTCGTCTTCCGCCAGGCGCTCGCCTGGGTCATCGACCGCGACGCCTACGTCGACATCGCCCGCGAGGGTGCGAGCGAGCCCGTGTGGTCGGTCACCGGTCTGTCGTCGATCCTCGACGACGAGATCCAGCCGGAGTTCCAGGGCCAGGACTACTCGGTGGATGCCGAGAAGGCGCGCGATCTGCTCGAGTCCGCCGGCTACACGTGGAAGGACGACGCGCTGATCGACCCCGACGGCACCCCCGTCTCGTTCACCCTCTCCGTGCCCTCCGGCTGGAGCGACTGGAACACCGCCCAGGAGCTCATCGCCGAGGACGTCAAGGAGGGCATCGGCGCCGAGGTCAAGATCGACATGCCCGACTGGGGCGGCTGGGCCGACCCGCGCGACAACGGCACGTTCTCGGCCATCATCCACTGGCTGGAGGACAGCGGCACGGCCTACGGCCTCTACACGTCGACCATGGACCCGCGCTGGATCTCGCCCGAGGGCGTCGCCGGCTTCAACTTCGGCCGCTTCGACGACCCCGCCGCGACCGAGGCGCTGAACGCCTACGCCAACGCGTCGTCCGACGAGGAGCGCACCGCCGCCCTCGACATCCTGCAGAAGACGTTCGTCGCACAGGTGCCGGCGATCCCGCTCGGAGCCCACCCGCTGCTCGGCGAGTTCAACACCCGCAACTACGTGGGGTGGCCCTCGGAGGAGGACCCGTACGCGTCGGCCGACCCGACGCAGCAGAACATCGTGCAGATCCTCACGAAGCTGAAGCCGGCCGAGTAA
- a CDS encoding TetR/AcrR family transcriptional regulator, producing the protein MPKDAVAKAPVRPATREKREQILKAAVEIFGNKGSTNGTLADVAEQVGITHAGVLHHFGSKQKLLLEVLAYRDQADVQNLAEKHIPGGPELFLHLVRTAIANERRPGIVQAYTVLSSESVTDNHPGREYFEERYTTLRREVTEAFRELCAQEGVTEPDTIATAAASILAVMDGLQLQWLLHRDVFDLGEASEFAIRAIVNGVLHPGPSLSSYSHAP; encoded by the coding sequence ATGCCGAAGGATGCCGTCGCGAAAGCGCCCGTCCGCCCTGCCACGCGTGAGAAGCGCGAGCAGATCCTCAAGGCCGCCGTCGAGATCTTCGGCAACAAGGGCTCCACGAACGGCACCCTCGCCGACGTCGCCGAGCAGGTCGGCATCACGCATGCCGGAGTGCTCCACCACTTCGGATCGAAGCAGAAGCTGCTGCTCGAGGTGCTCGCCTACCGCGACCAGGCCGACGTGCAGAACCTCGCCGAGAAGCACATCCCGGGCGGACCCGAGCTCTTCCTGCACCTCGTGCGCACGGCCATCGCCAACGAGCGCCGACCCGGGATCGTGCAGGCGTACACCGTGCTCTCCTCGGAGTCGGTCACCGACAACCATCCGGGACGCGAGTACTTCGAGGAGCGCTACACCACGCTCCGCCGCGAGGTCACCGAGGCGTTCCGCGAACTGTGCGCCCAGGAGGGCGTGACCGAGCCCGACACGATCGCGACGGCGGCGGCCAGCATCCTCGCCGTCATGGACGGACTGCAGCTGCAGTGGCTCCTCCACCGCGACGTGTTCGACCTGGGCGAGGCGAGCGAGTTCGCGATCCGCGCGATCGTGAACGGCGTGCTGCATCCCGGCCCGTCGCTCTCCTCGTACAGCCACGCCCCCTGA
- a CDS encoding amidohydrolase: protein MTIDLEALYIDLHQHPELSFQETRTAGIAAGHLRDLGLEVREGVGVTGVVGVLENGDGPVVWVRADMDALPVGEETGLAYASTATGIDPGGNTVPVMHACGHDMHVTAMIGAVEKLVADRGDWSGTLVVLIQPAEEYGAGARAMLDDGLLDIVPRPDIVLGQHVTPLPAGTIGVRPGTQMAASDGLTVTLHGRGGHGSRPHATIDPVVMAAATVMRLQTVTSREVDPRDVAVVTVGSIHAGLKNNIIPAEAKLELSLRYPTDEMRDKVLASVERIVRAEAAASGAEREPEIRTDHTLPPTINDEDATARVTAALQRALGETSVIDPGMFTGSEDVSWFARDTGTPLVFWFWGGIDAAKFQAAMAAGTLDKDIPTNHSPFFAPEIHPTIEVGVTALTAAAREFLD, encoded by the coding sequence ATGACGATCGACCTCGAAGCGCTGTACATCGACCTGCACCAGCATCCTGAGCTCTCGTTCCAGGAGACGCGCACCGCGGGCATCGCCGCCGGCCACCTGCGCGACCTCGGGCTCGAGGTGCGCGAAGGAGTCGGCGTCACGGGCGTCGTCGGCGTGCTCGAGAACGGCGACGGCCCCGTCGTCTGGGTGCGCGCCGACATGGACGCGCTGCCCGTCGGCGAGGAGACCGGCCTCGCCTACGCCAGCACCGCCACGGGCATCGACCCCGGCGGCAACACCGTGCCCGTCATGCACGCGTGCGGCCACGACATGCACGTCACCGCGATGATCGGCGCCGTCGAGAAGCTCGTCGCCGACCGGGGCGACTGGTCGGGCACGCTGGTCGTGCTGATCCAGCCGGCCGAGGAATACGGCGCGGGCGCGAGGGCGATGCTCGACGACGGCCTGCTCGACATCGTGCCGCGTCCCGACATCGTGCTCGGCCAGCACGTGACCCCGCTGCCCGCCGGCACGATCGGCGTGCGACCCGGCACGCAGATGGCGGCATCCGACGGGCTCACCGTCACGCTGCACGGCCGCGGCGGGCACGGTTCGCGTCCGCACGCGACGATAGACCCCGTCGTGATGGCCGCGGCGACCGTGATGCGCCTCCAGACCGTCACCTCCCGCGAGGTCGACCCGCGCGACGTCGCCGTCGTGACCGTCGGCTCCATCCACGCCGGGCTCAAGAACAACATCATCCCGGCCGAGGCGAAGCTCGAGCTGAGCCTGCGCTACCCCACCGACGAGATGCGCGACAAGGTGCTCGCGAGCGTCGAGCGGATCGTGCGCGCCGAGGCCGCGGCATCCGGCGCCGAGCGCGAGCCCGAGATCCGCACCGACCACACGCTCCCGCCCACGATCAACGACGAGGATGCCACGGCGCGCGTGACCGCGGCGCTGCAGCGCGCCCTCGGCGAGACGTCGGTGATCGACCCGGGCATGTTCACAGGCAGTGAGGACGTGTCGTGGTTCGCGCGCGACACCGGCACCCCGCTCGTGTTCTGGTTCTGGGGCGGCATCGACGCCGCGAAGTTCCAGGCGGCGATGGCGGCGGGCACGCTCGACAAGGACATCCCCACCAACCACTCGCCGTTCTTCGCGCCCGAGATCCACCCGACGATCGAGGTCGGCGTCACGGCGCTCACGGCCGCCGCGCGCGAGTTCCTCGACTGA
- a CDS encoding PfkB family carbohydrate kinase, which translates to MGEAPVIAVLALSPAVDVTYDVDRLRAGEINRPLATTVVAGGKALNMARVASALDAEVHVTVALGGANGERVAARLVETPIATTVIRLAAETRSCLAIVEGLGSATSTDLYESAAPLTPAEWAGFADAVARGPASQWLAVSGSLPEGVPAEELAEVLAVRRSRGSRVAVDVAGEALVALIAVADLVKVNRQEAAEVLGRDLDDAAHACRALHERFGVDSVVTDGVHGAAALVEGRMLPVAAPRTHGRYPAGSGDAFFGGLLAGLDGSLPFAEALDLGRHAAERNARRPGQGLLAEEPAVVSRGTRARRP; encoded by the coding sequence GTGGGAGAGGCGCCCGTGATCGCGGTGCTCGCACTGTCGCCCGCGGTCGACGTGACCTACGACGTCGACCGGCTCCGAGCGGGCGAGATCAACCGTCCCCTCGCCACCACGGTGGTCGCCGGCGGCAAGGCGCTGAACATGGCGCGCGTGGCGTCCGCGCTCGATGCCGAGGTGCACGTCACGGTCGCGCTCGGCGGTGCGAACGGGGAGCGGGTGGCCGCGCGCCTCGTCGAGACGCCGATCGCCACGACCGTCATCCGTCTCGCCGCCGAGACCCGCAGCTGTCTGGCGATCGTCGAGGGCCTCGGGAGTGCGACGAGCACCGACCTGTACGAATCGGCGGCCCCGCTGACACCCGCGGAATGGGCCGGGTTCGCGGATGCCGTGGCCCGCGGGCCCGCGTCGCAGTGGCTCGCCGTCTCCGGCTCGCTGCCTGAGGGTGTGCCCGCTGAGGAGCTCGCCGAGGTGCTCGCCGTGCGACGCTCGAGGGGCTCCCGCGTCGCGGTCGATGTCGCGGGCGAGGCGCTCGTGGCGCTGATCGCCGTCGCCGACCTCGTGAAGGTCAACCGGCAGGAGGCCGCCGAGGTGCTGGGCCGCGACCTCGACGACGCGGCCCACGCATGCCGCGCCCTGCACGAGCGGTTCGGGGTCGACAGCGTCGTCACCGACGGGGTGCACGGAGCCGCGGCCCTCGTCGAGGGGCGGATGCTGCCGGTCGCCGCTCCACGGACGCACGGCCGTTACCCCGCGGGCAGCGGCGACGCGTTCTTCGGCGGACTGCTCGCCGGGCTCGACGGGAGTCTGCCGTTCGCCGAGGCCCTGGATCTCGGCCGTCACGCCGCGGAACGCAACGCGCGGAGGCCGGGCCAGGGTCTCCTTGCGGAGGAGCCGGCCGTCGTCAGTCGAGGAACTCGCGCGCGGCGGCCGTGA
- a CDS encoding IlvD/Edd family dehydratase: MSAENLGSTSEPFDPAVPHAPFDRFAPDGEHDWGTGLRSQKWFGAEGKTGFMHRSWLRSEGLPDDSFRGRPIIGIANSWSELTSCNIHLRALAEHVKRGIWQAGGVPFEFPTTSAGEPLVRPTAMLLRNLMAMDLEETLRANPLDGVVLLAGCDKTTPAYLMGAASVDLPALLITGGPMLNGKHRGEDIGSGTSVWRFTEAYRAGLIDETAITEAEGCMARSQGHCQTMGTASTLASVFELMGMQLPGSSSLPANDSRRAVAAHLAGRRIVEMVAEDLRPSTILTREAFENGVRANAALGGSTNAVIHLLALARRVGVELTLDDFDALVRDVPVIADLMPSGRFLMEDFEYAGGIAGFAETLGDLLNRNTLTVTGRSLGENYTGAEVFDREVIRPLDNPVKPVGSGIAVLTGNLAPRGAVIKQSAAAPELMQHTGRALVWDSLEDYLADAEDPALDVHPEDILVVRYVGPKGYPGMPEVGNLALPRKILESGVTDMVRISDARMSGTSYGTVVLHVVPEAAAGGPLAFIRTGDTVTVDVAGRSLHLHVDDEELETRRAGWVAPVVPGSDRGWTRLYVEHVTQADEGLDLDFLQGRSGAAVGPKAF, encoded by the coding sequence ATGAGCGCCGAGAATCTCGGCTCGACCTCGGAGCCGTTCGACCCCGCCGTGCCGCACGCGCCGTTCGACCGCTTCGCCCCCGACGGTGAGCACGACTGGGGCACGGGTCTGCGCAGTCAGAAGTGGTTCGGCGCCGAGGGCAAGACGGGCTTCATGCACCGCTCCTGGCTGCGCAGCGAGGGGCTACCGGACGACTCCTTCCGCGGTCGGCCGATCATCGGCATCGCGAACTCGTGGAGCGAGCTCACGAGCTGCAACATCCACCTCCGCGCCCTGGCCGAGCACGTCAAACGCGGCATCTGGCAGGCCGGCGGAGTCCCGTTCGAGTTCCCGACGACCTCCGCGGGCGAACCGCTCGTGCGTCCGACGGCGATGCTCCTGCGCAACCTCATGGCGATGGACCTCGAGGAGACCCTGCGCGCCAACCCCCTCGACGGCGTCGTGCTGCTCGCCGGGTGCGACAAGACCACGCCCGCGTACCTCATGGGCGCGGCGTCGGTCGACCTGCCCGCCCTGCTCATCACGGGCGGCCCGATGCTGAACGGCAAGCACCGCGGCGAGGACATCGGCTCCGGCACGTCGGTGTGGAGGTTCACCGAGGCGTACCGGGCGGGGCTCATCGACGAGACCGCCATCACCGAGGCCGAGGGCTGCATGGCCCGCAGCCAGGGGCACTGCCAGACGATGGGCACCGCGTCGACGCTCGCGAGCGTGTTCGAGCTCATGGGCATGCAGCTGCCCGGCTCGTCGTCGCTCCCGGCGAACGACTCGCGCCGCGCTGTCGCCGCGCATCTCGCCGGTCGCCGCATCGTCGAGATGGTCGCCGAGGATCTGCGCCCGTCGACGATCCTCACGCGCGAGGCGTTCGAGAACGGCGTGCGGGCGAATGCCGCGCTCGGAGGATCGACCAATGCCGTGATCCATCTCCTCGCTCTCGCGCGACGGGTGGGAGTCGAGCTCACCCTCGACGACTTCGATGCGCTGGTGCGGGACGTGCCGGTCATCGCCGACCTGATGCCGAGCGGCCGCTTCCTCATGGAGGACTTCGAGTACGCGGGCGGCATCGCCGGATTCGCCGAGACGCTCGGCGACCTCCTGAACCGTAACACGCTCACGGTCACCGGTCGCAGCCTGGGCGAGAACTACACCGGGGCCGAGGTGTTCGACCGCGAGGTCATCCGTCCGCTCGACAACCCCGTCAAGCCGGTCGGATCGGGCATCGCCGTGCTCACGGGCAACCTCGCTCCGCGCGGCGCCGTGATCAAGCAATCGGCCGCCGCTCCCGAGCTCATGCAGCACACCGGGCGGGCTCTCGTGTGGGACTCGCTCGAGGACTATCTCGCCGACGCGGAGGACCCGGCCCTCGACGTGCACCCCGAGGACATCCTCGTCGTGCGCTACGTGGGCCCGAAGGGCTACCCGGGCATGCCCGAGGTGGGCAACCTGGCCCTGCCCCGGAAGATCCTCGAGTCGGGCGTGACCGACATGGTGAGGATCTCGGACGCCCGTATGAGCGGCACCTCCTACGGCACCGTCGTGCTGCATGTCGTCCCCGAGGCCGCGGCAGGCGGTCCGCTCGCGTTCATCCGCACGGGCGACACGGTCACGGTCGACGTGGCGGGGCGCTCGCTGCACCTCCACGTCGACGACGAGGAGCTCGAGACACGACGCGCCGGCTGGGTCGCCCCGGTCGTGCCGGGCAGCGACCGCGGGTGGACGCGTCTGTACGTCGAGCACGTCACGCAGGCCGACGAGGGCCTGGACCTCGACTTCCTGCAGGGACGCTCGGGCGCCGCCGTCGGGCCGAAGGCCTTCTAG